ATAGAGCTCCACGGGACTATACGGAAAATGTGATACATGGGGGACCTCTAAGTCCATATACCGGTTGGAATACCAGATCTCCTAGATTACATCGGACACCCAACCTTTTTGGCTCAAATATTATGCAACCTACCTTATGAGGTCAAAATATCCATCAACTGGCCATTCAAACCAAGTAACCATCACTTCCCTCGAAATTATGATCTGCGGTATCATATTGAGCCACATCAAATGTGTGTGCATGATGAATCACATAAGAGAAAGTATATCTCAGTAATTCGGACATAACAATCAACTTCTTCAAATAAGTTCAACAACTTGATTATCACAAGTGTGCGAGATTCCATAGAGTGATGAATACTAATAAACACTCAAGTTAAGAAAGTAGCACATAACAGTTAATGCCCACATGCTTTGGCCTTCTTGTGTCATGGCTCATAACTATACAATTATAATATTACCCATAACATGACACCGACACTTGTACCAATGCTTGTCACATCACGAGTATGAGACCCCCTATTTCTCCATTACCCTTTATTATTAAGCTTGCTTTATTATATTTATCAAAAAACATCTCTCAAGCGAAGCAAAgagtcttaacatacctcaaggCCGAGCAATGAAATCACAAAAGTGTATTTCCCTTCCGAAGTGCCTCGGAACACTCCCAATCTATTAAATATGCGTCATACATAAATAAATTCGTAAACACCCATATTTTTATACTTATAACCCAATCCCAAAAGTCAAACCTAAACCCCCAAGGGCAAAACTGAAAATCCATAACTTTATTAGTATAAATCCAATTTTTGTTTTTATCTAAATCCATCCACTAATTGGATCCCAAATTAAGAAATTGCATGATCTTAACTTTAGGGATAAAATTCTCATTTCTACCAACTCAAATCATGAATTAAACACTAACTTAATATAAGAATTTAATAGGAATCGACACTAACTTAATATAAGAATTTAATAGGAATCGATAAAATAGTGACTAGAAACTTACCCCTGAATCAAATCGTGATCTTAGCCTTTGAAATCACGTTAAACCGACTTTTAGAATTCAAAATACGAAAATGGAAATTGAAGTTCAAAGTAGGGAAATATCACAATTCACCACAGTCCCTTCATATTGCGCCCATCCAGCCATCGCAATGCACTACTCGGCCCGACCGTGAAGTACTCTTCATGATCGCATAAGCCTCCCAAGATCGCAAAAAAGGGTGCCTAGCACAAGAAAAACCAGCAACTCAGCTAAACTCAAAGCTTCAACTTGACAACTCACCCAGGATCCCACGGATATAGAGCCTATTTGAaagggcttatgcctataagctgcaaacaacttataagctaaaaaaaataagttggatagtctaacttattttttttgacttataagttgttttcagcttataagctgctttagataagttaaagTCAAAtaggctcaattatttttttgagcttattttaagcacaaaataactttaagctgaccaaccaaacactcaaaaaagctgaaaacgacttataagcaacttataagctaatccaaacgagctcataatctaaatatgcatTTCAGACCAAAACTCACCCAGGATCCCGcagatataatctaaatatgcatTTCAATCATAAACAAGCTACGAACCTGTGCGGGCGCTCGAAAGGTTGAAACAAGGTCTTCTTGActcgatgttgaccgtggtcaactatAATTCATTAACTTAACTAGTTTTCAATCAAAGGTCTAAATCACTCCCGAGCCCCTTGGAATCCGTCTCAACCACTTGACTAAGTCATAAATCGCATTTTGGACCTCTTGAAATCAACAAAACTCCTATTCGACTTCATTAACCTCCGacgttgactttggtcaaacctTTTCATTTTCTTAACTTAAGAACTTTCAATTTGgaaattcctttccgatactctTTCGATTGACTTGAGAACCgtgccacccatccccgcaaCTCAAAAACACCAAACTAAAGCTACAGGGAGGGTCGTTTTAGAAAAAGAGTCAAAAGTTCAAAAtaacctaacgggtcgttacacctaTATGGAACAATTTCCAGTTTAATGGGCCATATGTGGaacgaatttgaattagttgaaCTAGTGGATACTGAATACCAAATGATTATACCTAAAAATTACAATTGCGCAGTACCAATAATTGAACTTCATGTTCATCTATACTAATCCAACCTTAGCTTCACTATAATatttgaaattgaagttgaagCTTTGTTCACATTATATGAACAAACACTGATTTCAAATTAAAACTTTAGATTTGAGTCCCAAATcatatggccaaacgcctacttaaagtACTTACAAAATATAGTGTCTCCTAATACCAATCCATTAATCTATTAATCTCTTCCTAAAAATTGAAAATCAACATAAATCTTGTAAAAGAACAAAATGAAAATTATGTATCCTATTTATTGTTCAATCTGAATTTGTGTCTGATTTCTTTTCTCCACACTTCTCAAtaagtttcagtattttattagtaaaatatCACGTTAGAACCCTCATTTATTCTAAAAAAATGTTTAGATTATCCAAATTTGAGCTCtcaatttaattttattttgatcCGGAAATTTGTTTTAAGACACCAacaaatgaaaaaatagaaaagcTAGCTCATACTTTGCTCAAGCTCGACTTGAACTCAGAGAAAAACCTCTTTGACCCTCCAAACAATAATAATGCTATATAAAATGAAGTAGAGAGAGTTGAAGTAATTCCATACAAGTTGCAAACACAACTTTATTTATTACTATATTTTTGTATCTTGGAAAGATTAAGTCTCGATTCTAATTGAGACAATAATTTTAACCTACAAATCCTTGAAGAATCGTAAATTTTTTATTGATACATAGTAGAACTAGAAGGTAAGATTATACTTCTGAGTTTTATCAGGATGGAACACTCCAAAATGCTTCTCCGTCTCAGCCCCTGGCTTCTCATTTTCATCAAACATAGCAAATAAATAAGCGTTTATAGCATTTCCAGGCTTGTGTATAGTTTTTGCTCCTGACTTCACATGTCTAATCAAATTCCTATAATAAGTCGCGGCATTATCTATACTTGCTCCAACACCACCATCAGACGGCCATCCACTTTCAGAAACAACAATTTCCACGTTATCTCCACCAGCTTTCTCAGTTGCATAATAAATTGAATCCAACATAGCATCAAAAAGATTATAATAACCCGATGGGTCGGGTTCTTGTTGTGTAAATAGTGCATAAGGGAGTGCAACATGATCAGGGTCGCCAATATAAGCAAAATACGGATAAATATTTGCTAGCAAAGGTGAGTTATTCTGTTTCAAGAATGCGATGATCGAGTTGATGAAACTGCTCACATCATCGCGAAATACTGACTGAGATGGTGGATATGTATTCGCCAAAAGCCCGGTCTCTATAGCTGTTGTGACCTTCACTTGATTCTGTAGTTTGAATTTGGTTATAGCTTGTTGCACGTTTGTCATGGCGGAGAGAAGGAAGG
The sequence above is a segment of the Lycium barbarum isolate Lr01 chromosome 6, ASM1917538v2, whole genome shotgun sequence genome. Coding sequences within it:
- the LOC132643937 gene encoding glucan endo-1,3-beta-glucosidase, acidic-like encodes the protein MANLSVFVFVFVGVLILTCLQIIEAQLIGVCYGINGNNLPLPIDVVDLYKANGITKMRPYDPIPEMLIALKGSNIEIVLDIPNDKLQALNDPKEATNWVIVNVMNYFSQVKFKYINVGNEVSPINVATSQFAPFLLSAMTNVQQAITKFKLQNQVKVTTAIETGLLANTYPPSQSVFRDDVSSFINSIIAFLKQNNSPLLANIYPYFAYIGDPDHVALPYALFTQQEPDPSGYYNLFDAMLDSIYYATEKAGGDNVEIVVSESGWPSDGGVGASIDNAATYYRNLIRHVKSGAKTIHKPGNAINAYLFAMFDENEKPGAETEKHFGVFHPDKTQKYNLTF